One window from the genome of Salvia miltiorrhiza cultivar Shanhuang (shh) chromosome 7, IMPLAD_Smil_shh, whole genome shotgun sequence encodes:
- the LOC130991746 gene encoding uncharacterized protein LOC130991746, whose translation MDIFTTKSVSNKSPIFPIPEPQHFSDYGFEPQIDYFQVLEEARKHKRETASRSIDLHFKLQKPISKDESSKKIKKSKKRWWRNALLFFKFPKRAPSASTGDHDSRRHRIGSISGPIYITESRSGASTPYRRPGSGPLAKGEVGVPYFSLRELNAAAGHRISAAETPIYLVT comes from the exons ATGgacattttcactacaaaatcAGTGTCCAACAAATCACCCATTTTCCCCATTCCTGAACCTCAACACTTCTCCGACTACGGCTTTGAACCTCAAATCGACTACTTTCAg GTTTTGGAAGAAGCTCGAAAGCACAAGAGAGAGACAGCGTCAAGATCCATAGACCTCCATTTCAAGCTGCAGAAGCCCATCTCCAAAGACGAATCCTCCAAGAAGATCAAGAAGAGCAAGAAACGGTGGTGGCGCAACGCCCTCCTCTTCTTCAAGTTCCCCAAACGGGCGCCTTCCGCCTCCACCGGCGATCACGACAGCCGCCGCCACCGCATTGGGTCGATATCGGGCCCAATTTACATCACCGAGAGCAGGAGCGGCGCCTCCACCCCTTACAGGAGGCCGGGCTCGGGCCCGCTCGCGAAGGGCGAGGTGGGTGTCCCGTATTTCAGTCTCCGGGAGCTGAATGCGGCGGCGGGCCACCGGATTTCTGCGGCGGAGACGCCCATTTATTTGGTCACGTGA
- the LOC130993078 gene encoding uncharacterized protein LOC130993078 has protein sequence MAVPHKAMVLAWRLLRNRLPTCDNLRRRNILVGESECSCNACILNMETANHIFLHCPKTERVWDGIFQWLGMNFIRPHCVASHFIQFVQLGKGKRSEKLLEAVWSCTCWLVWKWRNESRWEGKNWDIKDAIMEIKARIWSWNKIFNYFESDLNFSSWMSCNLSNWLL, from the coding sequence ATGGCGGTCCCTCACAAAGCAATGGTGTTGGCGTGGAGGCTGTTGAGAAATCGACTACCAACTTGCGACAATTTAAGAAGAAGAAACATCTTGGTGGGGGAATCGGAATGCAGTTGCAACGCGTGCATCCTTAACATGGAGACAGCAAACCACATCTTTCTTCATTGCCCAAAGACGGAAAGAGTTTGGGATGGTATTTTCCAGTGGTTGGGGATGAATTTCATTCGCCCTCATTGCGTCGCCTCGCATTTCATTCAGTTCGTCCAGCTTGGAAAGGGGAAGAGGTCGGAAAAGTTGCTTGAAGCCGTGTGGAGCTGCACGTGCTGGCTGGTCTGGAAGTGGAGAAACGAGAGCAGGTGGGAAGGGAAAAATTGGGATATCAAGGATGCGATAATGGAGATTAAGGCGAGgatttggagttggaacaagatcttcaattattttgagagtGATTTGAATTTTTCCTCTTGGATGTCATGTAATCTTTCGAATTGGCTGTTGTAA
- the LOC130991747 gene encoding uncharacterized protein LOC130991747 has protein sequence MEQIEHKSLSLNGLNMHVAEAGQGPIILFLHGFPECWYTWRHQLAFFAGHGYRAVAPDLRGYADTTGAPASDPAKFTTLHVVGDLVALIDAAAPPGEKVFVVGHDWGALIAWALCLYRPDKVRALLNLSVAFSRRSPIKKPIETLRSFYGDEYYIIRFQEPGQIEHEFAQIGTKNVLKNLLTYRNPGPLYLPKDKAFPDTPITSPSWLSEEDLDYYATKYDAAGFTGALNYYRALDINWELTAAWTGSKIQVPVKFVVGDLDLTYNAPGAKDYMHKGGFKKDCPLLKDVVVMEGVGHFIHEEKPDEVNQHILSFFKSSSSSSSSFCSSL, from the exons ATGGAGCAAATTGAGCACAAATCACTGAGCCTTAACGGGCTCAACATGCACGTGGCAGAAGCGGGCCAGGGCCCGATCATCCTCTTCCTCCACGGCTTCCCGGAATGCTGGTACACGTGGCGCCACCAGCTGGCATTCTTCGCCGGTCATGGCTACCGCGCCGTGGCGCCGGACCTCCGCGGCTACGCCGACACGACAGGCGCGCCGGCGAGTGATCCGGCGAAATTCACCACGCTGCACGTAGTCGGGGACCTGGTGGCGCTCATCGacgcggcggcgccgccgggtGAGAAGGTGTTCGTGGTGGGGCACGATTGGGGGGCGTTGATTGCGTGGGCTCTGTGCTTGTACCGGCCCGATAAGGTGCGGGCTTTGCTGAATTTGAGCGTCGCCTTCAGCCGCCGAAGCCCGATTAAGAAGCCCATTGAGACGTTGCGCAGCTTCTATGGAGATGAATATTATATTATCAGATTCCAG GAACCAGGACAGATTGAACATGAGTTTGCCCAGATAGGAACCAAAAATGTGTTAAAAAACCTCCTAACATACCGAAATCCGGGCCCACTTTACCTCCCGAAGGATAAGGCGTTCCCAGATACTCCGATCACTTCACCTTCATGGCTGTCTGAGGAAGATCTTGATTACTATGCTACCAAATACGACGCGGCCGGCTTCACCGGAGCTTTGAACTACTACCGAGCCCTCGACAT AAATTGGGAGCTAACGGCGGCATGGACAGGATCTAAGATCCAAGTGCCGGTGAAATTCGTGGTGGGAGATCTTGACCTGACCTACAATGCTCCTGGCGCCAAAGACTACATGCACAAAGGTGGGTTCAAGAAGGATTGCCCTTTGTTGAAGGATGTTGTTGTGATGGAAGGTGTTGGTCATTTTATCCATGAAGAGAAGCCTGATGAAGTTAATCAACATATTCTTTCCTTCTTCAAGAgctcctcttcttcttcctcctcctttTGCTCTTCATTGTGA